In the Haloarcula salinisoli genome, CACGCCGCGCCCGTTCGTCCGCAAGTGGTCGTCGAACGCGGCGTAGGATTCCTCGTGTAGCGGCGTCTCGCCCGCTGGGCCATGATAGACCCCCGCGCTGGCGACGACGCCGTCGATGGCACCGCCGACTGTCGTCGCCCGCTGCATGAGGTGTTCGACGTCCAGTTCGTCACGCACGTCGGCTCGGACGGCGGTGACCGCACCGCTCCCCTCGTCGATATCGTCTGCGACGGCGTCGAGGGCGTCCGCGTCCCGGGCACAGACGACCGCGTGGCCGCCCGCGTCGGCGACCGCTCGCGCAACCTGTTCCCCGATGCCCCGGCTGGCGCCCGTCACGACAACTGTCGCGTCGTCCATACCGGCGCGTAGGGCTCCAGAAGTATCGCCGTTGTCCCT is a window encoding:
- a CDS encoding SDR family NAD(P)-dependent oxidoreductase, translating into MDDATVVVTGASRGIGEQVARAVADAGGHAVVCARDADALDAVADDIDEGSGAVTAVRADVRDELDVEHLMQRATTVGGAIDGVVASAGVYHGPAGETPLHEESYAAFDDHLRTNGRGVFAAVREAAPHLAEGARVVVPTGAVARKGMPGYGSYAVSKAAAEALVRGFAADLDATVGAVDPGKVDTDLSGDGGRNPGDVAGMVLWALEDASAETLDGTVLDWGDYRKATR